Proteins found in one Streptococcus criceti HS-6 genomic segment:
- a CDS encoding IS630-like element ISStso1 family transposase (programmed frameshift) gives MTLEITPAQAQELKQALKDKANDKHYRKLHALLLRSQGMSLTAIGKEVGLVHQSVRNLITRYQKGGLTALFKENRGGRRRAYMTVEEEERFLNQQLERALKGEHVTVQSLFEAYQAEVGKSTTREGFYALLKRHGWRKVTPRPKHPKKQTLKRFMRQKIKSIFRKTRKRFKHSRRYKKVRLMYQDEAGFGRISKLGACWAPKGYRPHVASHYIREYRYCYGAVDAHTGESFFLIAGGCNTEWMNEFLRQLSQAFPDDYIVLVMDNAIWHKSKALEVPHNIDFAFIPPYTPEMNPIEQVWAEIRKRGFKNKAFKTLEEVINQLQEVIQSFHWKELKTIVHRKWTSAMLDFH, from the exons ATGACACTAGAAATTACACCAGCACAAGCACAAGAACTAAAACAAGCACTCAAAGATAAAGCAAATGATAAACACTATAGAAAACTTCATGCCCTCCTCCTTCGTTCACAAGGAATGAGCTTAACAGCAATCGGCAAAGAAGTTGGGCTCGTTCACCAGTCTGTTCGCAACTTAATTACCCGTTATCAAAAGGGGGGACTAACAGCTCTATTTAAAGAAAATCGCGGTGGTCGTAGACGTGCTTATATGACCGTCGAAGAGGAAGAAAGATTCCTAAACCAACAACTAGAACGGGCATTAAAGGGGGAGCACGTAACTGTTCAAAGCTTGTTTGAAGCCTATCAAGCTGAAGTTGGAAAGTCAACCACTCGTGAGGGATTCTATGCTTTATTAAAACGCCACGGATGGCGAAAGGTAACTCCTCGTCCAAAACATCCT AAAAAGCAGACGCTAAAACGATTTATGCGTCAAAAAATAAAATCTATATTCAGGAAGACAAGAAAGCGCTTTAAGCATAGCCGACGTTACAAGAAAGTCCGTCTCATGTATCAAGATGAAGCGGGTTTTGGTCGTATCAGTAAGCTAGGAGCTTGTTGGGCACCTAAAGGTTATAGGCCACATGTAGCCAGCCACTACATTCGAGAATACCGTTATTGTTACGGAGCCGTTGATGCCCATACAGGAGAATCTTTTTTCCTCATCGCAGGAGGTTGTAATACTGAATGGATGAACGAATTTTTAAGACAATTAAGTCAAGCTTTTCCTGACGATTACATTGTTTTGGTTATGGATAATGCCATTTGGCATAAATCAAAGGCTTTAGAAGTTCCACATAATATAGACTTTGCTTTTATTCCGCCTTATACTCCTGAAATGAATCCTATTGAACAGGTCTGGGCTGAAATAAGAAAACGTGGGTTTAAAAACAAAGCCTTCAAAACTTTGGAGGAGGTTATTAATCAACTTCAAGAGGTTATTCAAAGTTTTCATTGGAAAGAGTTAAAAACGATTGTCCATAGAAAATGGACTTCGGCTATGCTTGATTTTCATTGA